The nucleotide window TCTGATTTCTTGCTTAATTCTTGAAGCCTATCTAACATTTTTCTGACCACTTCAGAATATTCATGCTTCAGTTCGAGGCCACTGAACATAGCAAGGCAAGCAGTTGCATCCAAGTCCTTGTTATTGGTCTCCTTTGGCCTTAAACTTACTGAAGAGAAAATGACCGCTAGTCTTAAGTGCTTGTTTTTTTGGAAGATGGGCTGGATGGTGTCCGTGATGAAGCTTTCAGTCACACGGTTTGGTACTCTGATAACTGCTGGCTTCTTAGCACTCACTTCATCAGGTATTTCATCTATTACTTCAACAACACCATCCAGGCTCCTCACGAATTTATCCACATTGTACATGTCTTGGAATTTTCTGTAAACAAAACTTATGTCATTAGTTGAGATGAACAAGAATTGTGACAGTTGTGAAAACAATTTTGAATTCCTAGAAGTTAAAGGTTCATACTCTATGGACAAGAATTTGCATCATTTATGTATTCACATCAGGGTTCATCTTAAGGAAATTGAAAATTGTCTTCTTGTCAAAGAAGCATACCGCTTATTTCCTAATTCATTTCCTCTGATGTCTGGGAGTACAAGTGTTGCACCTAGATACCTTGCAACAACCACAGCATCTGTGATCTGCAGATAAAATTGGGAAATGGTGTTCCAAGGATTCAGTCAAATAGAATATCCAGATGTGTAGCTTGTTTTTTGCTTACACAATCAATTATGCCAAAAAGTTCAGAGTTACAGGCTCACCTGTGAGATGTGATATTCAGGGCCCAAAGTCAAGGAGAATGTAACAAAACCATTAGATGGCTGATTTTCTGCAGTAATCAGTAGCATCAGTAACCGCATTGTTCATGTAAAAGTTCAGATCTGAAGAACTTGTAAAGTTTAAAAATGTGGAATTACTTACTTGGACTTGGTTTAGTCCAGCAAGGTTTAACTTCCTCGATAACATCCATCAGGTCCTCCACTCCAGCCGTATCGACGCTGTTCATTTCAGCATTGTTGTCAAGCTTCACTGTGTTCGACTCTGAACCTGTTGCCTCCAAGCCCAGCTCCTGCAAACATGGATTTTGGTTATGGCAAGCCTGAATAAAAAAAGGGtgtacctagtgcagagagctcccgctctagcggggtctggggaaggatgttagtggcaagccttaccctcgcctgtgcaatgcgaggagaccgtgactcgaacccgggaccttccggtcacaggcggtaagactctaccgcttataccaggcccgcccttctatgGCATGCCTGAATCAGTTGAAAAAATAAAACTTTGCAATAATCTAGATCCTTTCCAAGACTGCTTAATAATTCAGTGGTTTAACATACAAGATGCAGACGGTTCGTTCAGGATACcagtttgtttgttcttctgATGGAGAGACTGGGAGCTACCTCAAATTTTAAGATGTGCTTGATGATAGTGACTGTTTGCAATAAAGAAATTTAATAGTGACTGTC belongs to Miscanthus floridulus cultivar M001 chromosome 4, ASM1932011v1, whole genome shotgun sequence and includes:
- the LOC136552060 gene encoding protein MANNAN SYNTHESIS-RELATED 1-like yields the protein MAVDPRQVVAGFLTLSMFVMLGNMIKHDHFSPVTEELGLEATGSESNTVKLDNNAEMNSVDTAGVEDLMDVIEEVKPCWTKPSPKNQPSNGFVTFSLTLGPEYHISQITDAVVVARYLGATLVLPDIRGNELGNKRKFQDMYNVDKFVRSLDGVVEVIDEIPDEVSAKKPAVIRVPNRVTESFITDTIQPIFQKNKHLRLAVIFSSVSLRPKETNNKDLDATACLAMFSGLELKHEYSEVVRKMLDRLQELSKKSDGKVLAIDLRTDLLEKKSCKTTRGARRKGCYNPEEVLAFLRNVGFSANTTIYLTETWWHKGLNDLKEEFPNTYTKDDIMPAENKGEFLKSSNADLARALDLEICSQSDMFIPAVAGLFYGHVTGKRIASGRTQIIVPSQSSTLTHASDFISTYISNKNHLAYSCYC